A genomic window from Gracilinanus agilis isolate LMUSP501 chromosome X, AgileGrace, whole genome shotgun sequence includes:
- the LOC123253698 gene encoding zinc finger protein 501-like translates to MLPRATPQDPDFGEASICGGSFESQKEGPASTNIKLALSQEKGGGQVTTGWRVHEGEDNSGLTTELTFQRDILEEKAHIYDPHDQSFKQNSEFSKNQRQPSVKKSYECKECGKTFKGRSSLIDHRRIHSGEKPYVCLECGKAFMQNSSFINHRRIHTGERPYKCNECGKAFRQRSSFINHKRIHSGEKPYKCNECGKTFRGSSDLIKHRRIHSGEKPYECSECGKAFRGSSALLEHQRIHRGEKPYKCQECGKAFRGRSHLIRHQRIHTGEKPYGCNECEKAFRASSDLIQHQRIHSGEKPYECHECGKAFRLISTFINHQRIHSGEKPYECIKCGKAFRRNAYLIRHQRIHTEGKPYGCHECGKAFRGSPALTEHERIHRGEKPHECHECGKAFRASSVLTDHQRIHSGEKPYECHECGKAFRWSSDLIQHQRIHSGEKPYKCPECEKAFRRSSDLIKHQRIHSGEKPFECNACGKAFSGSSNLIRHQRIHIRE, encoded by the exons ATGCTACCAAGAGCCACTCCCCAGGACCCTGACTTTGGGGAAGCCTCTATATGTGGGGGCAGCTTTGAGAGCCAGAAGGAAGGCCCAGCCAGCACGAACATAAAACTGGCCCTTTCCCAGGAGAAAGGTGGCGGTCAGGTGACCACGGGGTGGAGAGTCCATGAGGGTGAAGACAATTCAGGCTTAACCACTGAGCTGACATTTCAGAGAGATATTTTGGAAGAAAAAGCTCATATTTATGATCCACATGATCAAAGCTTTAAACAAAATTCAGAGTTTAGCAAAAATCAGAGGCAACCAAGTGTGAAGAAATCCTATGAATGTAAAGAGTGTGGGAAAACCTTCAAAGGGAGATCCAGCCTTATTGACCATCGAAGAATTCACAGCGGAGAGAAACCCTACGTCTGTcttgaatgtgggaaagccttcatgCAAAATTCAAGCTTTATTAACCATCGGaggattcacactggagagagacCGTATAAGTGTAACGAATGTGGCAAAGCCTTCAGGCAGAGATCGAGCTTTATTAATCATAAGAGAATTCAtagtggagagaagccctataaatgtaatgaatgtgggaagactTTCAGGGGAAGCTCAGACCTTATTAAGCATCGCAGGATTCAtagtggagagaagccctatgaatgTAGTGAATGTGGCAAGGCCTTCCGTGGCAGCTCAGCCCTTCTGGAACATCAGAGGATTCACCGAGGAGAAAAGCCCTATAAATGCCAGGAATGTGGCAAAGCCTTTAG GGGAAGATCTCACCTAATTCGccaccagagaattcacactggagaaaagCCCTATGGATGTAATGAATGTGAGAAAGCCTTCAGGGCTAGCTCTGATCTAATTCAACACCAGAGAAtacacagtggagagaaaccttatgagtgccatgaatgtggaaaagcattCAGGCTGATTTCGACCTTTATCAACCATCAGAGAATACATAGTGGAGAAAAGCCCTACGAGTGCATCAAATGCGGGAAGGCTTTCAGAAGGAACGCATACCTTATTcggcatcagagaattcacacggAAGGAAAACCTTATGGTTGtcatgaatgtggaaaagctttcagagGAAGCCCAGCCCTGACTGAGCACGAAAGAATTCACAGAGGAGAGAAACCCCATGAGTGTCACGAATGTGGGAAGGCTTTCAGGGCAAGCTCAGTCCTTACTGACCATCAGAGGATTCacagtggggagaaaccttatgaatgtcatGAGTGTGGGAAGGCCTTTAGGTGGAGTTCAGATCTCattcaacatcagagaattcatagcggggagaaaccttataaatgtccTGAATGTGAGAAAGCCTTCAGGAGGAGCTCTGACCTCATtaagcatcagagaattcacagtggagaaaaaccctttgaatgtaatgCCTGTGGGAAAGCTTTTAGTGGGAGTTCAAACCTCATCAGACATCAAAGAATTCACATTCGAGAATAA
- the LOC123253856 gene encoding zinc finger protein 883-like produces MWSPLWFEGKCLMSSTCRDLTMESSGNGSPAQVFSLCPDGECRTLDDGSRIPSSQVPAHSGASTEFWENSVFLAQTIIPQLPLSLEGFPGSKPDLTSQMDRGERLCIQNLQGMEDRETLKSAYPDYGIEPENKEVIPKQEVSEEDEFKGILWTGLQKTVPEEPELEEARDSKDSLEEHKGSLVLMRLRHSPPPQDSGFNHMSLSQGSVPKEEAEKSYDPSSDPVPGGIETLKERSQRCGVYDKGFGQGSGPLTHQNVNHGKKPYECSECDKAFSRRSYFIEHQRIHSGEKPYDCSECGKAFRWYSDVVSHQRIHRGEKPYQCNDCGKAFRKSSDLIQHQRVHSGEKPYECSHCGKVFGRSSSLIRHQRIHSGEKPYECNACGKAFRDISTFINHQKIHSGEKPYECDECGKAFSRSSSLIEHQRIHSGEKPYECNECGKAFRWCSDLVPHLRIHSGEKPFECNECKKSFRKSSDLILHQRIHSGEKPYECNQCGKAFRKRSDLIQHHRIHSGEKPFKCNECEKAFRTRSDLVQHLRIHSDEKPYECNECGKAFRQNSDLIQHQRIHSGEKPYECNQCEKVFCRNSSLIRHQRTHNRDSHSGC; encoded by the exons ATGTGGTCTCCGCTCTGGTTTGAGGGGAAATGCCTTATGTCCAGCACTTGCAGAGATCTGACGATGGAGAGTTCTGGCAATGGAAGCCCTGCCCag GTTTTCAGCTTATGTCCAGATGGTGAGTGCAGGACACTGGATGATGGCAGCCGCATCCCCAGCAGCCAAGTCCCAG CACACTCAGGAGCTAGCACTGAGTTCTGGGAGAACTCTGTGTTTTTAGCCCAAACCATCATCCCCCAGCTTCCTCTCTCATTAGAAGGGTTTCCAGGCTCAAAACCTGATCTGACCTCTCAGATGGATAGAGGTGAAAGGCTGTGCATCCAGAACCTTCAGGGAATGGAGGACAGAGAGACCCTGAAAAGTGCTTATCCAG aCTATGGGATTGAGCCTGAAAACAAGGAGGTTATTCCAaagcaggaagtgtctgaagaagaTGAATTCAAGGGCATACTGTGGACAGGCTTGCAAAAGACTGTTCCTGAGGAGCCTGAACTTGAAGAAGCCCGTGACTCCAAGGACAGTCTAGAGGAGCACAAGGGTAGTCTGGTGTTGATGAGACTGAGacattctccccctccccaagacagtGGTTTCAACCACATGTCTCTCTCCCAAGGGAGTGTCCCTAAAGAAGAGGCTGAGAAAAGCTATGATCCCAGCTCAGACCCTGTTCCAGGTGGTATAGAAACTCTAAAAGAGAGATCTCAGAGATGTGGTGTGTACGACAAAGGCTTTGGACAGGGTTCGGGGCCCCTGACCCATCAGAATGTCAATCATGGGAAAAAACCCTATGAATGTAGCGAATGCGACAAGGCCTTTAGCCGGAGGTCGTACTTTATTGAACATCAAAGGATCCATAGTGGCGAGAAACCGTATGATTGTAGTGAGTGTGGCAAGGCCTTCAGGTGGTATTCTGATGTTGTTTCCCATCAGAGAATTCACCGTGGGGAGAAACCTTACCAATGTAATGATTGTGGCAAAGCCTTCCGGAAGAGCTCAGACCTTATCCAGCATCAGAGGGTTCATAGTGGGGAGAAGCCCTATGAATGTAGTCATTGTGGCAAAGTCTTTGGTCGAAGCTCCAGCCTCATTCGGCATCAAAGAATTCAtagtggagagaagccctatgaatgcaATGCATGTGGGAAGGCTTTCAGAGATATTTCTACTTTTATTAACCATCAGAAAATCCATagtggagagaaaccctatgaatgtgacgaatgtgggaaagccttcagtcgGAGCTCCAGCCTTATTGAACATCAGAGGATTCAtagtggagagaagccctatgaatgcaatgaatgtgggaaggccttcaggTGGTGCTCAGACCTGGTTCCACATCTCAGAATTCATAGTggggagaaaccttttgaatgtaatgaatgtaaaAAATCCTTTAGGAAGAGCTCAGATCTGATTTTGCATCAGAGGATTCAtagtggagagaagccctatgaatgcaatcagtgtgggaAGGCCTTCAGGAAGAGATCTGACCTCATTCAGCATCATAGAattcacagtggagagaaaccttttaagTGTAACGAATGCGAGAAAGCTTTTAGGACCCGGTCTGATCTCGTTCAGCATCTGAGAATTCACAGTgatgagaaaccttatgaatgtaatgaatgtgggaaagctttcaggCAGAACTCAGACCTGATTCAGCACCAGAGAATCCATAGTGGAGAAAAGCCCTATGAGTGCAACCAGTGTGAGAAAGTCTTCTGTCGAAACTCGAGCCTCATTCGACATCAGAGAACTCACAACAGAGATTCACATTCAGGGTGTTAG